Genomic DNA from Roseimicrobium gellanilyticum:
TGCTGTTCGGTCAGAGGGATGTGCCGCGGTAGATCCGCGAGCGCCTGGATGCGATCCTCCAACTGGGATTGGGCCACGGAGAGAGGGTTGAGCTTCGCCTGGGAGATGATGGCGCTCTCATAGCTCCAGCGAAGCGGCATGAAGTGGCAGATGAAGGGGACCTTGAGCTTGCTGGCGGGCTCGGCTTCCTGGCCTTCCTTTTTCTCCACCCAGTGACGGATGGAATAGACGAAGTCCAGATTGCGGTTCATCTCCTCGTACTTGATCAAGGCACCACCGAGGATGATCTGCGGAATCAGAAGCAGGGGAATGATGTTCAGCGCGGTGCGGATGTCGTGTACCAGCGTGGAAACGAGCAATCCCAAACACGCACCTGTCAGCGACGTGAGGAACATCCAGAAACAGTGGATGAGGAACATCTCACGCAGCTCCAGAATCGCGTTCCCAATGATGAGGTAGATGACGCACTGGATGAGCGAGAAGGCCGAGAGGGACAGAATCTTCCCCGTGACGTAGTAGCCGATGCGCAGGTTGTGATTGCGCTCGCGATTCAGCATGTGCCGGTCGCGGATGATTTCATCCGCGCTGTTTGTCAGGCCCAGGAACATGGCCACTACCAGCGTGAGGAAGAGGTAGCTGGGAATGTGGAAGGCACTCGCGAAGGTGTAGCTGTCATCCTCCGAGTACCGCAGCACCATGGAGATGAGGATGGCCAGCATGGGCGCCTCCAGCAGCGTGGTGAGCAGGTTGGCGCGGTTGCGCAGCTTGCTCAGGAAGGCGCGCTTGATCATCGTGGCCAGCAGCAGCCCTTCCTCCCGCAACGTGTGGCGGGGTGGCTTGGGCAGCTTGCGATGACCCGAGAGGGCTTCGAGCCGGCTGTGATCCTGATCCCGCCGTGTCTCCTGCTGGGAGACACTGCGCAGCAGCACGTGTGTCTGGAAGCGATCACGCCAGAAGTTTGGCGGGAAACGACGAGCCGGAACGAGGTGGCCATCCGCCGTCTGTTCGTGGATGACATCGCCGCTGATGTCTCGCAGCGGTGTTTCGAGCACGTCGAACACGAGGTCAGGAGTCACGATGTCCGGCAGGGCGAGGTCACCACCCATGCGGCTGCCATTTCCAGCCTGCCCCGTTTCTTCACAATAGGCGCCCCAGAAGTATTCCAGCATGCCCTGTGGCGTGCCGAAGAAGGCCATCTTCCCGCCCTTGTCGAGCAGCAGGGCCTTGTCGAACATCTGCAGCAGCTTCATGCTCGGCTGGTGGATCGAGCAGAGCACGATCTTGTTGCGCGCCAGTGAGCGGATGAGCTCCAACACGTGCTCGGAGTCCTTCGAGGACAGCCCGGACGTGGGCTCGTCAAAGAGGTACACGTCGGCAATGCCGATCATGTCGAGACCAGCGTTGAGGCGCTTGCGTTCGCCACCGCTCAGGTGCTTCTGCTCGGGCGTGCCGGCGAGGCGATGGCGCAGCTCGTTGAGGCCGAGCTCCACCAGCTTTGAATCCACGCGTTTGCGGCGCTCTTCCGCGGGCAGGTGGGGACAGCGCACGGCCACGGAGTAGTCCAGGTTCTCCTGCACCTTCAGCAGGGCGTCGAAGGCATCCTCCTGGGGGATGTAGGCGATGTAGGGCGTGAGATTGGGCAGGCTTCCGTACAGGGGGAAGCCATTCATCAGGATGTCGCCCACCTTCGGCTTGAGCTGGCCGCCCAGCACGCGCAGCAGCGTGCTCTTGCCACAGCCGCTGGGGCCCATGACGCAGATCATCTCACCGCGACGCGCCATGAGGCTGATGCCATCGAGCGCGGAACCCTGCCCGCCGTAGCGGTGGCCGACTTCGCGCAGTTCCACGTGGCGGATGACGTTGCGCTCCTCTTCGATGATGCGGTCCGCGAAATGGCAGCGCAGATACTGGCCTTCACCGAGGGTGAGTGTATCGCCATCATTGAGGTGGGCACGTTCTTTGATGACAATGCTCCCCACGTAGATGGGCCGGTCGGAACGGAGAATCTCCAGTGTGCCGGTCTTCTCCTCGTAGTCGCAGACAATCTTCAGCAGGATCTCACCCTCGCCGTCCTGGGAGAGAAGGATGTCACCTTCCTCCAGCAGGTCGGGATTGTTGGAGACGAGGTAGGTGTTGCGGCTGCCTTCGAGCCGGAACTGCTCGCCGAACTCTCGAGCGCGCCGGCGCAGCTCTTGAAGCGAGATTTCCACCTCGCCCTTTGCGATGAGCTTGTCCTCGATGGACGCCTCGATCTTCGTGCCTTCCTTGAGGCGGCGGCCGTTGACCTTGGCGTCCGTATCGCGCAGTGCCTCGATGGTCACGCCGAGGCCGAAGCTGATGCGCAGGTTCGTGTTGCGATTGCGTGTCTGGGAGATTTCCGCGCTGCCTTCTTCCGTCAGCGTCAGGTAGAGCTGCGTCCCGGTGAGATTCTTCTTGGCGTTGAAGTAGCCGGTGAGATCCGCGTAATCGAGGGAGATGTCCTCCAGCACCACGCGCTCGCCCTGATAGAGGCGGGAGAAATCTCCCGGCTTGAGCGTGCGGCTGCGCACCAGCACTGGCACTGCGCCGGTGTTCTTCAGCAGCATGAGGTTCTGGTACCGGAAGGCGGCCACGGAGCACGCGGCACTCAGCGACCGCAGCAGCACATCACAGGGCTCGGCTGATGCAATCCGGAGCATCTCCAGCGGCTGGCCCGCTTTTCCGGAGAAGTCACCTTCCTCAGAGGGTTTGTCGTCGGCGTTGAGCTGATAGACGATGTCGATGGCCTGGGCGGCAATGCCCAGATTCGTCATGAAAAGGTAGAATTCGACGAGTTGCTGCCTGGAATTGTCCGAGCGGGAGATGAGCAGGTAGAGCTGTACTCCGAGCAGGATTTTCTGCTCCATGGAGAGCGTCCGGCTCAGTTCGCGGGCGCGGGCGCTGAGGTCCTGCGGTTTTTGCAGCGCCTCAAAGTAGATGCGACGAAGCTCGGAGTAGATGGCCTCCGGGTAGTCGTACCGCATGAAACCGAGGCTGGAGTCGATTTCCTCCTCCATGACCGAGCCGTCGATCTTGGAGAACCCGGCAAAGACCTCCATGAGCACCGGCAGCATGGTGTGGGAGGTGGAGTCCACCGGCAGGCCCTGCAGCTTCCGCAGCGTCCTGCGCCACCAGGGCATGCGCGCGCCCAGTGCCGGGGTGCGCGCAGCGCGCGCCGGTCTGTGGGGGCGCTGCTGGGTGGAGAGCGAGGGCTCGACGGGGGGAGGGGGCATGTAGCGGTACTTTGGCACCGTAGGCGCGCGGAGTGAAGTAACAAGCTGCAAGTTCCAGTGTTCCAAGGAGTCCACGCCGCCATTGCCGTGCGTAACGTCTCATGCAGGAAATCCAGAGTTCCTGCGGCGTGCCCCTCCACGGAATTCTCACCCCCGCCACTTTCCTTTGCCACGCCCGTTTGGGGGTGTATCATCTCCGTTGAATCGTTTTTTCTTAGACTCTCATGTTCGAAGACGAACCCAACCAGCAGCGTAACAACAACCGCAAGACGCCCGAGCCCCAGTTCAACTGGAAGGGTCTGATTCTGCTGGTTGCCTCAGGCCTCATCATTGCCTGGGCCTTCATCCTGAACTCCGACAAGGGAGGGATGATGCAGAGCGGAAGAGAAAAGAACTATCCCGAGTTCCAGCAACTGGCGTTGGATGGTAAAATCATCTGCACCAAGGACAAACCCCTGCGCTTGGTCAGCGATCCTGGCACGGGCAATGAGTACCTCGAGGGGTACTACACGAAGGAGTCCACCACGGGAGACAAGGCGTCCACCGAGGCTGTGTTTGAAACGACGGTGAACGTCGAATTCCAGAAAGATCAGCTCAACAAGCTGATCGCCGACGTCAATGCACAGAACGCGGAGAAGCGCAAAACGGCCAAGGACGCCGGTCAGCCGGAGCCTACCCTGTATGATCTGGTGATCACTCCCAAGACCAACACCAGCCACATGGGGACCTTCCTGTTCACCCTGCTGCCGCTGATCGTGCTGGTGGGCCTGTTCCTCCTCATCCGCCAGCAGATGAAGATGGCCGGCCGGGGAGCCCTGAGCTTTGGGAAGAGCCGCGCCAAGCTGCTCAACCAGGACCGCAACCGGATTACCTTCAAGGACGTGGCCGGCTGCGATGAGGCCAAGGAAGAAGTGTGGGAGCTCGTGGAGTTCCTGAAGGACCCGAAGAAATTCCAGCGCTTGGGTGGCAAGATCCCCAAGGGAGTGCTGCTGGTGGGCCCTCCCGGTACCGGCAAGACCCTTCTCGCCAAGGCCATCGCCGGCGAGGCGGATGTGCCGTTCTTCAGCATCAGCGGTTCGGACTTCGTGGAAATGTTCGTGGGTGTGGGCGCGAGCCGCGTGCGCGACATGTTCGAGCAGGGCAAGAAGAACGCCCCGTGCCTGATCTTCATCGACGAAATCGACGCCGTGGGCCGCCATCGCGGTCATGGACTCGGCGGTGGTCACGACGAACGCGAGCAGACGCTGAATGCCATGCTCGTGGAAATGGACGGCTTCGACACCCAGGAAGGCGTCATCATCATCGCCGCGACGAACCGTCCGGACGTGCTCGACCCGGCGTTGCTGCGTCCCGGCCGCTTTGACCGCCAGGTCATGGTGAGCCTGCCGGACGTGAAGGGGCGCGAGGAAATCCTGCGCGTGCATGCCAAGAAGGTGAAGCTCAGCGAAGACGCGGACCTCAGCAAGGTGTCCCGCGGCACGCCCGGATTCTCCGGTGCCGAACTGGCGAACGTGATCAACGAAGCAGCTCTGCTGGCGGCTCGTCGCAACCTGAAATCCATCGGCACTGCGGAACTGGAAGAGGCCCGCGACAAGGTGCGCTGGGGCCGTGAGCGCCGCAGCCTTGCCCTTACAGACAAGGAGAAGGAGAACACGGCCTACCATGAGGCGGGCCATGCCATCCTCATCGAGTTGCTGGAGCATACCGACCCGCTGCACAAGGTGACCATCATCCCGCGTGGTCCTTCCCTTGGTTCCACCATGTGGCTTCCAGAGCAGGACAAGTTCAACCACCGCAAGAATGAGCTGCTCGACAACCTCGTGGTGGCCATGGGCGGTCGCGTGGCTGAGGAGATCCAGTTCCACAACGTGACGAACGGTGCCATGGGCGACATCCGCCAGGCCACGGGCATCGCCCGCAGCATGGTCTGTGCCTGGGGCATGAGCGAGAAGCTCGGCATGGTGGAGTACGGTGAGCAGGAAGGGCAAGTCTTCCTGGCCCGTGACCTGGCCCGCAATCGCAACTACAGCGAAGCTACCGCCCAGATCATCGATGAGGAAGTGAAGCGTCTCATTGACGAAGCCTACAACAAGGCCATGAGCATCATCGTGACCCACAAGGACAAGCTTGATGCCATCGCTCTGGCGCTGCTCGAGTTCGAGACCCTTGATGGCGCCCACATCAAGGAAATCATGGAGCACGGACGCATCCTGCATCCGCCGCAGTCTCCGAAGCCGCCCACGCCTCCGCCCGTGCCGAAGGCAACCCCGGAACGCACCCCCGCCAAGTCTGAGGACGAATCGGAAGGCGGATTGCCCGGTGGTGTGGTGGGAGTGCCGGCGTAAGGCTCGGCGTTTCACGCACAGGATACATTTGTTGAATCGGCGGGTGGCAACACCCGCCGATTTTTCGTTTGGAGATCAGGAGCAGTCTGCTGGAGAGCGGTCAGGCGTCCTGATCAGCCAGCGGCGCCCGTGGAATCATTCTGGGCATCGAGCGTGGTGTGGATGTCTCCGAAGTCATGCAGGCCGATGTTCAGGCGGCAACTGTCGGGGTGCATGAACACTCCGAAACGCTCGACGGCGTGCCCGGGTGAACTCGGCAACATTTCGAGGAATATCGGACTGGGCGTTGGCTGATGAGCGGTGCGCAATAGCGCCGTGGCCAAACCAATCGTGCCTTCACGTGAGAGTATCAGGTTAACCATGTGGTTGGACGCATTGGGTACCCGGCGCCACATCCCGTTTGTTTTCTCACTGACTTGAACCTGCACGATGTTCCGGCACTGTTCGGCGTAGTCCTCGCATTCGTCAGGCTCTTCCAGGGGGATGGTAAAGGTGATGGTTTCGCTCATAGGCAGGTCATCCTCCGTTTCATTTTCTAGCTTGAACCACATCTCCGGTACAAGCTTGGTGGCGCCACTTCTTTTGCATTGAGAGTTCCACTTGGTGGACCGTAAGTTCCGGCAACTCCCTTCCGCCCATGCCGAAGTTCTTCCACATCCGCTCCGCCAAGTTCCCGGTGCTGCCCGGTGAGGAGGAGGAAATCGTGAACCCGGACACGTATGGCAAAGCCTTCGCCACCTTCATCCGCGACGGATTGCTCCAGCGCGGGTGGAACAGTCCCTTCCTCTGCTGTGAAGACTGGGGCTGGTGGATCGAGATGCAATTGCCGGACACTTCCTTTGGCATCTGTTGCTATCGGCAAGGTGAAGACAATGGGGAGTGCGACCTGATCTGCTCGCCGAGTCCGGATTCAGACAAAAAGTGGAGCTGGAAGAAATTCCGGCGCGTGAACATTGGTCCGGACCTTCGCCGTCTGGAGGCGGATCTGGAGAGTCTGTTCCGCGAGGATCCGGAAATCCAGTGGATGGGGAAGCTGGATGAGATGCCGTGGTGAGTGTGAGAAGTCACCCAAGTGCCGTCCTCAGGGCTTTTGTCCCGGACGGGAACAGGTTGCTCGTTGGTGAGAGGCGCTCTGCATCAGCGAGGTGTCATGGTTCCTGTTTGGACCGTGCAGCCAACTCCTCCTTCCGAAGGAAGGCCCTGTACTTCTTGCTTCGTTCCGCCTTGTCCTCCTTCAAGTCGTTCAGGGACTTGTAGGGTGTCAGGGGCAGCTTGAGCTCGCGGAAGATTTCAGCCATCGCGACGAGGTCTGCGCCTTCTATGCCTGCCTGCCCCGGCGCGCATCTCCACGTGCGCAATTTCGGAGTGGTTTCCACGGCGTTGCAACTGAAGCAGATTTCGATGCAGCACAGGGGCTCGCCATCCTCTGTGTAAAAGACCACGGCATGGTGGGGATTGTAACAGGCGGACATGGGGTGGAATGAGTCCGTCTTGTACAGGGCGTGGGTCAGCCGGGAAATCTGTTCCTTCGATACGCGAGCTTGAGCCAGGACACGTGATCCAACAGCGGCGACATCCACAATCGCCCCGCCTTGTCCAAGAATGCTGTTTCCTGGGTGGCCTTCCTTCATGAACGGGTATGTGTTCTCCTCCGGCGAGGGGCGGTGGTCGCGCTTGTCTGCGTCACGGAACACGTAAGCATCGCAGAAAGAGGCCTGGGAGATGAGGTCACGGTTTTTCCCGGGCGCAGAGACGGGTCTACCCACAGAACAGGAAACCAGTGGAGGCAGGAGTGCTGCGAGGACTAAAGCGGGGGGAAGGCGCATGAGACGGCTATTTCTTCTGCTTCGCTTTCTCCGCAGCCTCGGCTTTTTCTTCCTCTGCGATCCTGGCTTTGGTCTCCTCCGCCAGTTTCGCCAGTCTCTTCTCCAGTTCCTCGAAGGACTTGTAGGGCGTGAGGGGCAGTTTGAGTTCGTCGAAGATGTTCGCGATCTCAATCAGGTCGATGCCCACAACGGCGCGGAGTTCTTCCTCGACAGTCATCACCCGCAATTGGGGAGAGGTCTTGAACCGTTTGCAGGTGAAGCAGATCTCGATGCAGCACTGTGGTTCACCTTGGGCGGAGTAGAAGACAAAAGCGTGGTGAGGCGAGTAACAATCCGCAAAGGGAAACAGGGAGTCCGTCCTCTGCACAGCTGCGGTGAGCCGGGAGATTTGCGCCTTCGACACGCGAGCCTGCGAGGTGACTCGCGAGGCGAGGGCGGCGACGTCCATGATGCCTTCCCCCTCGCTCAGGATGCTCCCCTCGAGAATGCTTTCCCCCGCAGACTGGAAGGGATCTCCCGCCGGACCAGGCCGGCGGTCACGCTCATCCGCATCCCGGAAGACATAAGCGATGCAGAAGGCGGAATTGGCGATCAGCTCTGCCGCTTTTTTGCCAGCGGGCTGTTCCTCCGCGCGGCACAGAGTGAACGATATCGACATCAGTAGTGCGAGCAGACAAACGGGGGAGAAGCGCATGAGCCAGTTTTTTCTAAATGTGGGAAACTGGCAAGAGTGGAACTGTTTCAAAGAGTCGGCCGACGCACGGGGCAGCGTTGGGGATGAGGTTTTTGCATGAGTCCTCCCATTCTTGGGTTTCTGCAATTCGGGGTGAAGGCGGGAAGGGGAGCAGGGAGCGAAATTGGCGGGGACGTGCGCGATTTCGGTGAGTTATTAACATTCTCACGGTGAACAACTTGTGCTGTTTGGATGCGGCAAGGGAAAAACGCCTTGCTCCCCCTCGGGTTTGCCCCTAGCTTTACGGCTGTCAGTTCCCCGTCAAAGCACACCGCTTTGAGGCCGAGTGTTCACCCGCTCCGGTGCCCGACAATGCGTTTTAACCCATCGCGAATCGAGCCTATCCGCCTCAGCATCCAGCAACTTACGAAGCTGGAACCCCCCTGTGTGACCTTGACGCGCCACCACCGTGCTCTGCCTGCCCAGCTTGCCGAAACCGCCGGTGGCAACTGCCTGCGAGGCCTCGTGTGCGCCGTGTCTGCCCCGCCCGTTGCGGGAAGACTCCACGATTCCGTCGTTTCGGAATCACGCGCCGCCAGCCGCCTCGCCCAACCCACAGCTAGCAAAACTAAGACAACTCGCCCGAAACATGAGCGACTACAAACCCAACGGCCAGGGGCGCCCCCAAGGTGACCGCCGTCGCCGCCGCCGCGGCGGAAGAAATCGCGGCCCTTCAAACGCGCCAGACAGCCCGAGCAGCCACAAAAGCTTCAACCGGCCTCCCAAAACCAAACCCCTCACCGGCTTCCAGAAGTTCCTGTCCATCGTGACCTTCGGACTCTACAAGCCGACTCCCGCCCCCCGTCCCTCCAATCACGGCACCGGCCAGCCTCAGCGCACCCCGCGTGAGGAAGGCCCGATTGCCCGCAGCGACCGCCAGGAACGCGAGAACAACCGCCAGGAGCGCGGCGAACGCAGTGACCGTGGCGAGCGTCAGGAACGTGGTGAGCGCGCCGAACGCCCGGAACGCGCTGAGCGTGGCGAACGCCGCGAGCGCCCCCCGCGCCAGGCCCCCGTGTCCACGGAAGTGACTAACGAGCGTCTCTACGTGGGCAACCTGAGCTACGACGCCTCCGAAAGCGACCTCTTCGAACTCTTCAGCGGCTCCGGTCGTGTGAAGAACGCCGAGGTGGTGGTGAACAACCGCACCCAGCGCTCCAAGGGCTTCGCCTTCGTGACCATGATGAGCGTGGACGAAGCGAAGAAGGCTGTGGCGGACCTCAATGCCAAGGACTTCATGGGCCGCCCGCTGGTGGTCGGTGGCGCCAAGCCGCTGGCTCCCCGTGACGAGCGCGATGAGCGCCCGAGCCGTGACGACGAAGAAGGCGGAGAGAGCCAGGAGGAAGCCGCCCAGCCCTCCGAGCCTGCCACCGACGAATCCAAGCCTGAACTGGCTGCCTAGTTCCTTTTGACGGCTCCCCGTGAGCCCGCCTGAAACCGCCTGCCCGCCTCGCGCTGGCAGGCGGTTTTGTTTTTGGGGAGGGAGGTGAAACGCAAAGCAGCGGAGCAGCAAAGGCATGAGGTGAGGAGTGATGGGAGGTGGCAGGGCTGAGGAGACGATTCCGGTTAACCGCAAAGGGGCAAGAGAGGCAAAGGACGCAGAGAATTTTAAGGTTGGTATTCGGCGTAACGCGATAGGGTTGAGCAGGATTTGCCTTTCGGCGAAGAGGAGGCAGAGGCGCACAGGTAATCGCCACAGAGCCTGAGACATGCTTTGCTCTCAGGGGAGCGGCACTAGCTTAGTGCCGTTATGCAGGTGGCACCCAGGTGAGTAAGGAGGGAATCTCCAGGCCCCACATCCCCGCGCCCAGCGCCCAATTTTTGCGTCCTTTGCGTTCTTTTGCGGCTATTCCTCAGGAGGGTCATGCGATCTGCAAGCGAACGGCAGACCGGTAGGAGCATCCTTAGACGCTGCTGCGATTTTCTCTTGCCAGCGCCGATGGGTGCCCGACCATCGTGCAATTTACCGAGGCAGCCGTGAAAACGACTCCGCAACCATTCTACGTGGTGGGCCCGACCGGCTCGGGGAAGTCCGCGCTTGCCATCTTGCTGGCGAACAAGTGGGGTGGGGAGATTGTGAATGCAGACGCGTTCCAACTCTACAAGGGGCTGGATATCTGCACGGCCAAGCCTACGGCGGCTGAGTGCGCCATGGCGCCGCATCACCTGTATGGCGTGCTGTCTCCCACGGAGCTGTGTGATGCGGCCTTCTACGCGGAGCTCGCAAAGCCGTTGATCGCCGATATTGCGGCCCGTGGAGCGGTGCCCATCGTGGTGGGTGGAAGTGGTCTGTATATCAAGGCGCTGACTCATGGGCTGAGTCCACTGCCCTCAGACGAGGGATTGCGCCGGAAGCTCTCGCACCTCACGAGTGGTGAGCGCGTGGCCTGGCTGCTGGCCCGCGACCCTCACGCGTCCGAGACGGTGAATCTGAAAAATGACCGGTATGTGACGCGCGCCCTGGAGATCTGCCTTCTGACCGGGAAGAAGCAAAGCGAACTGCGCAAGGCATGGAAGGACCGCGTGCCGGAGTACAGCGGCATCCAGCTTGCCTGGGTGCGGGATGCCCTTCATGAGCGCATCAACAGTCGCGTGAACGCCATGGTGGCAGCGGGATTGGTGGAGGAGATCCGCAGAGCGGCGGAACTGTCTGCCACGGCGGAGAAAGCGATCGGAGTGCAGGAGATACGCGATCACCTGCAAGGTAGGATGACCCTGAAGGATGCGATTGCTGCGATCCAACTGGCCACGCGCCAGTATGCGCAGCGTCAGGTAAAGTGGTTCCGCCGTGAGAAGGGCTTCATTCCCGTGGAAATCGAAGAAGATGTGCCGGTGAGTGCATTGGTGGCCAAGGCGGAAGAGGTGCGGATGGCGAGTGTGGGTTAGAAAATGGCTTTGGAACCAGCAGCCGGACTCAGGGGCGGGTGACGCGCGAGTTTCCGACGAAAAGTCGAAGCGACTTTGTAGGTAGCCTTGACTCCCGACCTCACCCCATTCACTAAACAGGGCGGCATTTTGCCGTCTTTTTTCCAAGACTTCCACCTTCATGTCCGAGCCCCTTTCCGTCCGCGTTGACCTTGGTGACCGCAGCTATGATGTCCTCATCGGCTACGGATTGATTGCCGATACCGGAAGCTACGCAAAGGAGCTCTTTGGCCGGAAGAAGTGTGTCATCGTCACGGACTCGAATGTCGGGCCGTTGTATGCGGAGACGGTGCGCCAGAGTCTCTGGGAAGCAGGCATCGCAACCACCGTGGTGACCGTGAATGCGGGTGAGAATTCGAAATGCATGTCCGTGGTGGAGGATGTGTGCCGCCAGATGCTGCGCGCAGGGCTGGACCGGAAGTCCTTCCTCGTGGCGCTGGGTGGCGGAGTCATCGGTGACCTTGCGGGATTTGCGGCGTCGATCTTCCTGCGCGGCATTCCGTTCATCCAGATCCCCACCACGGTGCTTTCTCAGGTGGACTCCAGCGTCGGTGGGAAGACGGGCGTGAACACTCCGGAAGGGAAGAACCTGTTGGGCACTTTCTGCCAGCCTGGCCTGGTGCTCGCGGATGTGAGCACGCTCAACAGCCTGCCACAACGGGAGTATGCCGAGGGCTTCGCGGAAATCATCAAGCATGCCGCCATCCGTGATCCGCTCATGTTTGAGGCCATCCAGCAAGTGGCAGATGGGGAAGGGGACCTCGCGGATCTCATCCGGCGCAATGTGGCGATCAAGGCGCGCATCGTGGAAGAGGATGAGCACGAGACCACCGGTACACGTGCACTGCTGAACTTCGGCCACACCATCGGCCACGCCATCGAGGCGAGCGCCGGGTATGGTGAGTTGCTCCATGGCGAGGCGATCTCCCTGGGCATGATTGCCGCTGCGAGTCTGTCCTGCCAGCTCTCCGGCCTGCCGCCGGTGGCACGCGGCAAGATTGCGAACCTCATCAAGCGCTTCAACATGCCCAGCCGTCTTCCCGATGGCATGACTGCGGACACCATCCTCGCCTATATGAAGCACGATAAGAAATTCAGCGATGGCAAGATCCGCTTCGTGCTGCTGCGCTCGCTCGGGGATGCTTTCGTGAGCAAGGACGTCACGGAGGAGAACATTGTGAATGCCATCAAGGGACTGCGCTACTAGCGACGCATTGGGCAGCAGTCATGACACGCACGGAAGCTTACCTCGCGCTGAATCTCCTGCCCAAGATCGGGCCGGTGCGTGTGCAGCGTTTGCTCGACTTCTTTGGTTCGCCGGAGCAGGTGCTCGGTGCGAGTGCGAAGGAGATTGTGCGTGTGGAGGGCTTCGGTGAGGAGCTCGCCGGTGCGGTCGCGGACTGGGAGAATCGCATCGATCTCACGCGTGAACTGCGTCGGGTGAATGAAGAAGAACTGACACTGCTCACACGGGAGGATCCT
This window encodes:
- a CDS encoding ABC transporter permease, encoding MPPPPVEPSLSTQQRPHRPARAARTPALGARMPWWRRTLRKLQGLPVDSTSHTMLPVLMEVFAGFSKIDGSVMEEEIDSSLGFMRYDYPEAIYSELRRIYFEALQKPQDLSARARELSRTLSMEQKILLGVQLYLLISRSDNSRQQLVEFYLFMTNLGIAAQAIDIVYQLNADDKPSEEGDFSGKAGQPLEMLRIASAEPCDVLLRSLSAACSVAAFRYQNLMLLKNTGAVPVLVRSRTLKPGDFSRLYQGERVVLEDISLDYADLTGYFNAKKNLTGTQLYLTLTEEGSAEISQTRNRNTNLRISFGLGVTIEALRDTDAKVNGRRLKEGTKIEASIEDKLIAKGEVEISLQELRRRAREFGEQFRLEGSRNTYLVSNNPDLLEEGDILLSQDGEGEILLKIVCDYEEKTGTLEILRSDRPIYVGSIVIKERAHLNDGDTLTLGEGQYLRCHFADRIIEEERNVIRHVELREVGHRYGGQGSALDGISLMARRGEMICVMGPSGCGKSTLLRVLGGQLKPKVGDILMNGFPLYGSLPNLTPYIAYIPQEDAFDALLKVQENLDYSVAVRCPHLPAEERRKRVDSKLVELGLNELRHRLAGTPEQKHLSGGERKRLNAGLDMIGIADVYLFDEPTSGLSSKDSEHVLELIRSLARNKIVLCSIHQPSMKLLQMFDKALLLDKGGKMAFFGTPQGMLEYFWGAYCEETGQAGNGSRMGGDLALPDIVTPDLVFDVLETPLRDISGDVIHEQTADGHLVPARRFPPNFWRDRFQTHVLLRSVSQQETRRDQDHSRLEALSGHRKLPKPPRHTLREEGLLLATMIKRAFLSKLRNRANLLTTLLEAPMLAILISMVLRYSEDDSYTFASAFHIPSYLFLTLVVAMFLGLTNSADEIIRDRHMLNRERNHNLRIGYYVTGKILSLSAFSLIQCVIYLIIGNAILELREMFLIHCFWMFLTSLTGACLGLLVSTLVHDIRTALNIIPLLLIPQIILGGALIKYEEMNRNLDFVYSIRHWVEKKEGQEAEPASKLKVPFICHFMPLRWSYESAIISQAKLNPLSVAQSQLEDRIQALADLPRHIPLTEQQRKDLDLAKQALAVVSGLSGEDANVVAERLALIRKGLQTGRLDPSLLDARSKKGVSADEIYVNQKVLDLVNKAEMEREDYRRKESPNVFFGTVKTYRLFGDATPVEGHTELTRDTPIPKRPWYEEFKISTLWMNFFIIVFGLVLVITTLMIALRRQLSKV
- the ftsH gene encoding ATP-dependent zinc metalloprotease FtsH produces the protein MFEDEPNQQRNNNRKTPEPQFNWKGLILLVASGLIIAWAFILNSDKGGMMQSGREKNYPEFQQLALDGKIICTKDKPLRLVSDPGTGNEYLEGYYTKESTTGDKASTEAVFETTVNVEFQKDQLNKLIADVNAQNAEKRKTAKDAGQPEPTLYDLVITPKTNTSHMGTFLFTLLPLIVLVGLFLLIRQQMKMAGRGALSFGKSRAKLLNQDRNRITFKDVAGCDEAKEEVWELVEFLKDPKKFQRLGGKIPKGVLLVGPPGTGKTLLAKAIAGEADVPFFSISGSDFVEMFVGVGASRVRDMFEQGKKNAPCLIFIDEIDAVGRHRGHGLGGGHDEREQTLNAMLVEMDGFDTQEGVIIIAATNRPDVLDPALLRPGRFDRQVMVSLPDVKGREEILRVHAKKVKLSEDADLSKVSRGTPGFSGAELANVINEAALLAARRNLKSIGTAELEEARDKVRWGRERRSLALTDKEKENTAYHEAGHAILIELLEHTDPLHKVTIIPRGPSLGSTMWLPEQDKFNHRKNELLDNLVVAMGGRVAEEIQFHNVTNGAMGDIRQATGIARSMVCAWGMSEKLGMVEYGEQEGQVFLARDLARNRNYSEATAQIIDEEVKRLIDEAYNKAMSIIVTHKDKLDAIALALLEFETLDGAHIKEIMEHGRILHPPQSPKPPTPPPVPKATPERTPAKSEDESEGGLPGGVVGVPA
- a CDS encoding RNA recognition motif domain-containing protein yields the protein MSDYKPNGQGRPQGDRRRRRRGGRNRGPSNAPDSPSSHKSFNRPPKTKPLTGFQKFLSIVTFGLYKPTPAPRPSNHGTGQPQRTPREEGPIARSDRQERENNRQERGERSDRGERQERGERAERPERAERGERRERPPRQAPVSTEVTNERLYVGNLSYDASESDLFELFSGSGRVKNAEVVVNNRTQRSKGFAFVTMMSVDEAKKAVADLNAKDFMGRPLVVGGAKPLAPRDERDERPSRDDEEGGESQEEAAQPSEPATDESKPELAA
- the miaA gene encoding tRNA (adenosine(37)-N6)-dimethylallyltransferase MiaA, coding for MQFTEAAVKTTPQPFYVVGPTGSGKSALAILLANKWGGEIVNADAFQLYKGLDICTAKPTAAECAMAPHHLYGVLSPTELCDAAFYAELAKPLIADIAARGAVPIVVGGSGLYIKALTHGLSPLPSDEGLRRKLSHLTSGERVAWLLARDPHASETVNLKNDRYVTRALEICLLTGKKQSELRKAWKDRVPEYSGIQLAWVRDALHERINSRVNAMVAAGLVEEIRRAAELSATAEKAIGVQEIRDHLQGRMTLKDAIAAIQLATRQYAQRQVKWFRREKGFIPVEIEEDVPVSALVAKAEEVRMASVG
- the aroB gene encoding 3-dehydroquinate synthase, translating into MSEPLSVRVDLGDRSYDVLIGYGLIADTGSYAKELFGRKKCVIVTDSNVGPLYAETVRQSLWEAGIATTVVTVNAGENSKCMSVVEDVCRQMLRAGLDRKSFLVALGGGVIGDLAGFAASIFLRGIPFIQIPTTVLSQVDSSVGGKTGVNTPEGKNLLGTFCQPGLVLADVSTLNSLPQREYAEGFAEIIKHAAIRDPLMFEAIQQVADGEGDLADLIRRNVAIKARIVEEDEHETTGTRALLNFGHTIGHAIEASAGYGELLHGEAISLGMIAAASLSCQLSGLPPVARGKIANLIKRFNMPSRLPDGMTADTILAYMKHDKKFSDGKIRFVLLRSLGDAFVSKDVTEENIVNAIKGLRY